The genomic region CACCTGGTCCATCGGCGGCTACCTGGAGTCAATCTGGGGAGGCAAGCGCCTGCTGATGGTGGCGCTGGGCGTCACCGCGCTGGCGGGCTTCATCACCGTGCTGCTGGCCATGCTGGTGCCCGGCGCGACGGCGCGGGCGTACACCGGCGGCAACGTGCTGACGACCGTGCTGTGGGTGGCGTACGGGTTGAGCATCGGCCGGGGTGAGACGAACTTCTGGGGCATCCCCCTGTCGGGCAACGCGCTGGCCGGCGTGGGCGCGGGCTTCGTGGTGCTGATGGCCATCATCGGCCCGTGGCAGGCGCAGGTGCCGGACCTGCTCGCGCTGGGCATGGTGTTCGCCTACGTGCGCGGCGCCAACCCGCGCCGGCTGCTGTTGCACTTCCAGCACTGGCGGCTGCAGCGCCAGCTGAAGGACCGCTCCAAGCACCTGCGCGTGGTGCCGAAGAACCAGAGCCGTCCGGACCGGGACCAGTTCCTCAACTGACCCCGGGCCTCGGGAGGCGGCCTTTCAGTGGGCCGCCTCGGGGTGGCCGTACTGCTTGAGCTTGCGGTAGAGCGTGGCCACGCCGATGTCGAGCTGCTCGGCGGTGCGCGCGCGGTTGCCGTCGTTCTGCGCCAGCACGGCGAGGATGTACTCCTTCTCCATGTCCTCCAGCCGACGCGGGTTGCCGGTGGGCATGAGGTTGGGTGGCGCGGCGCGCACCTCCTCGGGCAGGTCGTCGCGCTCCACGCGCTGGCCCTCGCACAGGGCCACCGCGCGCTCCACCGCGTTGCCCAGCTCCCGCACGTTGCCGGGCCAGCCGTAGCGCAGGAGCTGGTCGACGGCATCGGGGGCCAGGCCGGCCACCTTGCGGCCCAGCCGCTCCGCGGCCTCGGCGAGCAGCAGCCGCGCCAGGGGGAGGATGTCCTCGCGCCGCTCGCGCAGCGGGGGAATCTTCAGCTCGATGACGCGCAGGCGGTAGTAGAGGTCCTGGCGGAAGCGGCCCAGGCGCACCTCCTCCGCGAGCTCGCGGTTGGTGGCGGCCACCAGGCGCACGTCCACCTTGCGGCTGGCATTCTCGCCCACGCGTCGCACCTCGCGCTCCTGGAGGACGCGCAGCAGCTTGGCCTGCATGGACGCGGGCACCTCGCCCACCTCGTCCAGGAAGAGGGTGCCGCCGTGGGCCGCCTCGAAGAGGCCCGCGCGGTCATGCGTGGCCCCGGTGAAGGCACCCCGCGCGTGGCCGAACAGCTCGCTCTCCAGCAGGCTCTCCGTGACGGCGGCGCAGTTGACGGCGACGAAGGCCTTGTGCGCGCGGCCGGACTCGTCGTGGATGAGCCGGGCGATGCGCTCCTTGCCCACGCCGCTCTCGCCGGTGACGAGCACCGTGGAGTCCACCTTCGCCGCGCGGCGCGCGAGGTTGATGACCCGCAGCATGGACTCCGAGCGCGCCACCATGCCCGCCGGGTCCTCCGTCACGCCCGCGCGCGCCAGGGACTGGCGCTTCGCGCGCAGCTTGCGCTCGGCCTGCTTCAGCGCGTCCGTCACCTGCGCCAGCACGCCCTCCATGCACTGCGTCTCGTAGAAGCGCAGCACCTCGGTGCACTCGGTGCTCCACTCCTCGGCGGGCCGGCCGACGAAGTGGCAGGCCGCGTCCCCACGGCCCACGCAGCGCAATTCCGTGCCGTAGATGGGCTTGCCGTTGACGTAGCTCATGTAGCCGGACGCGAAGCCGGTGAGGCTCCAGCACACCGGCTGATCCGCCTGGCCCAGGTGCAGCAGGTGCTGCTCGGCTTCATAGGAGTCGCGCCACTGTGCCTCGGCGAAGGGCTCCGGGCCCTCGTCCGGCCGGCGCTCCATGCGCTCCACGCGGACCTGGCCCTGCAGCATGTGCAGGCGGCCTCCGGCCCGGCGCCACACGGACTCGTCCGGCCAGGCCACCGCCGTCTTCAGGGCCTCCGCCGTCCGCCAGCCGTGCGCGTAACCCAGCCGGGTGAAGATGCCGCGAGCGGCGGTGATACCCACCAGGTCGATGAGCTCCTTGCGAAGCAGGCCCAGCGCCACCGGGTCCATCAGCATCGCCCGCTGGCCGGCGAAGTGGATGAGCCCGCCGCCCGGCTCGAAGGACAACAGCTCGTTCAAGCCCAGCTCGAATCCGCCAGCCACGGTGTACGACTCCCTTCCAGAGTGATGTGTCTCTCTATCATTATGAGAGACCCGTTGCATGCCCTGCCAGGAGACTGGAGTCATTCCAGCGGGTTGGCGTGTTACGTGCCTTGGTCCTGGGGTTGCAGTAGAAGGCTTCCGTCGTGAATGGATGCACCGAAGACAAGGCTCGCGCATCAGAGAGCCCAGAATTTACGCCGCTGGATTTCAACTTTGTCGATGCGCGGCTTCGCGCCGCGCGCCTGAAACCGCAGTACCCAAGGAGCACACCCCAAATGAAGATGTCCATGAAGAGCGCTGTCGCCCTGATGTTCGCCCTCCCCTCGATGGCGCTGGCTTCCACGTGGGACGTTGACGGTTCCCACTCGAGCGCGGGCTTCACCGTGAAGCACATGATGGTGTCGAACGTGAACGGCTCGTTCAACGTGAAGAGCGGCACCGTGAATGTCGACGAGAAGGACATCACCAAGTCCACCGTCGAGGCCGTCCTGGATGCCACCACGGTCAACACCGCCAATGCCAAGCGCGATGAGCACCTGCGCGCCCCCGACTTCTTCGACACGGCCAAGTACCCGACCATCACCTTCAAGTCGAACAAGGTGGAGAAGGCCGGCGAGGGCATGCTGAAGGTCTCCGGCAACCTGACCATGCACGGCGTCACCAAGCCCGTCGTCCTGGACGTCACGGGCCCGACCAAGGAGTCCAAGGACCCCTGGGGCAACACCCGTACGGGCGTGCAGGCGACCACCAAGCTGAACCGCAAGGACTTCGGCCTGACCTACAACGCGGCGCTGGAGACGGGCGGCGTGGCGGTGGGTGAGGAAGTCACCGTGAACCTGGACCTGTCGCTGGTGAAGAAGCAGCCGGCGGCGGCCCCGGCCAAGCCTGCGACCGCGACGGACAAGAAGTAGTCCGAAGCCCCAGCCACGCTGAATGACGGAGGGGCCTCCCACGCGAGTGGGGGCCCCTCTTTCACTTGCGGGCTCGTGGGAGCGCGCGGGCGGGAGTGTGGGGGAGGGAGCACCCGGTCCGGGCACTCCACTCCTTCCGGGGTGGAGCCTCAGCCCTCCGCCACCGCCTGCACGCTGGAGCGGTAGATGAAGATGCGGGCGGTGTTGGTGCGCTGGTCCGCGGGGATGACGAAGAAGCCCGGGGTGGCGCCCTTGAAGTCCTGCGAGAAGCCCGCCACCTGGCGACCGTCGTTGAAGGTGACGCGAATCTTCTGGCCCTCCGCCTGCGGCTGGCGCGCGCCGGCGGTGAGCATGAAGAAGATGGCCTTCACGCGCTTGCCCGGAATCTGCTCTGGGGCGAAGCCGCTCTGCTGCTCCAGGTTGATGACCTCGTCGAGCAGGTCCGCGTCGCGGATGGTGCCGCGCTTCACCTGACCCTCGACGGTGTGGATGATGACGCGGTGCTCGCCCTCCACGAAGGAGGTGATGGGCGCCGAGTCCACCACGGCCGCCTGGGCGAAGAACGGCTCGCGCGTGACGACGCGGTTGGGGGCGGGCGCCTGGGTCGCGGCCGGGACGACGACCGGGGTGCCCGTGCTGGAGGCCCTGGGCGCCGCCGTGGCGCCCGTGGGAGTCCGGGTGACGGCGGCGGTGACCACCGAGGCCGCGGCCATGATGGCGGCGACGGGCGCGGGCGGAGGCGGCGCGAAGGCCGGGGGCGGCGGCTCCACGGACTCCTCCACGAGCTCGATTTCGGCCATCTCCGGCTCCATCTCCACCGCGACTTCTTCCTCGATGGGGGAGGCCGGCGGAGCGTCGAGGCCGACGTCCACGTCGTGCGACGCGGAGAAGTCCTGGGCCGGAGCACCGAAGGGATTGGCGCTGGCCTCCCAGGCGGGAGCCGGGGGCTCGGCGGCCCACGGCTGGGCGGACGCGTCACTCCAGGAGGACTCCGGCTCCACCTCCACGGGCGCGTCGCTCCACTCGGGCTGGGCGGCCTCGACGGGCGCGTCCGCGAGGGAGATTTCCTCGGCGGGGGTCTCGCTCCACGCGGCGGCGGGCGGGGGCTGCTGCGCGCTCCACTCGGCAGCGGGCTCGGCTTCCGCCGTCACCCACTCGGGCTGTAGCTCCTCCGGGGCGGCTTCGGCGACCGGAGCGGAGTCCCAGGTGGACGCGGGCTGTGCGCCGGGCTCGGCCCACTCGGATGCAGGCGCCTCGGCGGTGGGAGACCACTCGGACGCGGCCGTGGGGGCGGCCTCGGCGTCGGTCGTGGACCACTCGGCCTGGACGGCGTCGGCGGGCAGCTCCTCCATGGGGGCAGCCCACTCGGCCTGGGGCGCGGCGTCGGTGGCGGGCGTGGCCCACTCCGACTGAGCGGCCTGGGGCGCGGCGTCGGTGGCGGGCTCCGACCACTCGGCCTGGACGGCGTCGGCGGGGAGCTCCTCCATCGGGGAGGCCCACTCGGCCTGCGCGTTCAGCTCGGGAGCCGCTTCGGAGGAAGGCGTCCACTCTGCCTGAACGGCCTCGGGAGCGAGCTCCTCGACGGGCGTGGCCCACTCGGGCTGGGCCGCGTCGGAGGGGGCCTCGGTGGACTGAGCAGCCCACTCGGTCTGGACGGCTTCGGGAGCAATCTCTTCGACCGGCGTCTCCCACTCAGCCTGTACGGCTTCGGCGGCGGGCGTCGCCCACTCGGGCTGCGCGGGCTGGGATGCGGCTTCGGCGGAGGCCCACTCCGCCTGGGCCGCCTCGGGCGCGGCCTCCTCGATCGGCGTCTCCCACTCAGCCTGGACAGCCTCGGGCGCGGCCTCTTCGATAGGCGTGGCCCACTCGGCCTGCACGGCTTCGGAAGCCGCTTCGGCGGAAGGCGTGGACCACTCGGCCTGCACTGCGTCGGGAGCGAGCTCCTCGACAGGCGTGGCCCACTCGGCCTGCGCGGTCTCGGGGGCGGCTTCGGCGGAAGGCGCGGCCCACTCGGTCTGCACGGCCTCGGGCGCAAGCTCTTCGACGGGCGTGGCCCACTCGGTCTGCACGGCCTCGGGAGCGAGCTCCTCGACGGGCGTGGCCCACTCGGCCTGCGCGGTCTCGGGCGCAAGCTCTTCGACGGGAGTGGCCCACTCGGCCTGCGCGGTCTCGGTCTCGGGCGTGGACCAGTCGGTCTGCGCGGGCGCTGCTGCGAGTTCCCCCGCAGGCGTGGCCCACTCGGCCTGAACAGCCTCTGGCGCGACTTCCTCGGCGGGCGTGGCCCACTCGGCCTGGACCTCTTCGGAGGCGGCCTCGGTCGCGGGGGTGGCCCACTCCGGCTGTGCCGACTCGGGGGCAGCCTCTTCAGCGGGCGTAGCCCACTCGGCTTGCACTTCCTCGGAAGCGGCTTCGGCGGGCGCGGCCCACTGAGTCTGCGCGGCTTCGGGAGTGGCCCACTCAGGCTGGGCGGCCTCGGGAGCGGCCTCCGTCTCCAGCGTCTCCCACTCAGGCTGCGCGGACTTGGGCGCTGACCAGGCAAACTGGGACGTGTCGGAGATCGGCGCGTTGGCCGGCGTGGCCTCTTCGACGGGCGTGGACTCCTCGGCCGACGTGGCGGACCACTCGGAAGCAGGCGACTCGGCGGTGGCGGTGGACCACTCGGAAGGATTCGCGCTGGTCTCCGGTGTTGTCTCGCTGACCCACTCGGGCTGGAGCTCCGTCGCAGCCTCCGCGTCCCCGGTCATGGAGGCCGGCTCGGAGGCCGAAGCCCACTCGGGCTGCAGCTCGATGGCGGCGGCGTCTTCGGTGGAGGCGGACCACTCGGGCTGCTGCGCGGTGTCGGACGTCTCCGCGGAGGTCGGGGTCCAGGGCTCGCCGGTCGTCCCCATCTCCGACACGAAGTCCGCGTTGGTCGCGAGCGGCACCGCGTCCGACGGGTCCCCGCTCCAATCGGCGCTGGGAGTCGGCTCCTCGCTCATGAGCGGCACGGCCTCGGTCGAGTCCGTGCTCCAGTCCGCGACGGAGGCGTGCTCCTCGCTCCGCAGCTCCAGCCCGCGCTCACCGGCGGAGGCGAAGTTGCGGTAATCCACGAACTCGCCCGCAGCGGCGAGCGGCACCGTTTCCTCGGGGCTGCCGCTCAGGTCGAACATCTCCTGCGCGGAGGGCGTGCTCGCGAACTCACGCGAGGGGGCGGGCGCCGGATCCCCGTCGACCGCGAGGGTTTCAGCCTGAAGGTCCGGGCCCACCTGCACGGCGCGCAGCTCGATGGAGGGCACGTCCGAGGCAGTGAAGGGAGACCCGATGGGCGCCGGAGAGAACCCGGCGGGCTCCGCCTCCGCGCCAAGGTCGGCCGCGTCGAAGGTGGGAGGCTCCGCGCTCTCAGGGGCCGACTCGATGTCCAGGACATCGAGCGACGGCTCCTCGGCGGCAACGGCCTGGGCGGAGGCAGTGTCATACGCGGAGTCCGGAGTCTCCGCCGTGGCGAAGTCCGTCGCCTCGGCGGCATCCAGCTCCAGCGTGGGGACGCTCTCCTCGGAGCCGGGGGCCTCCGCGGCCATCGCCGAAGGCTCCTCACTCACGTCGGAAGCGTCGAGCGCAATCTCCTCGGAGGAGGCCTGTTCCCAGGTCGCGCCCGTCTCATTCGGAGCCGCCGTGGCGGACTCCTGGGCGTCCGCGTAGGGCGTGGCCTCGCCGACGTCAGACGCGTCGAGCGCAATCTCCGCCGGGGCGGCCTCGCTCATGTCGGAAGCGTCGAGCGCAATCTCGGAGGACGGCTGCGTCCCGCTCACGTCGGAGGCGTCGAGGGCAATCTCCGCCGGAGCGGCCTCGCTCACCTCGGACGCATCGAGGGCAATCTCGGTCGAGGACGGCTGCGCCTCGCTCACGTCGGAAGCGTCGAGGGCAATCTCCGCTGGAGCGTTCTCGCTCTCGGAGGCGTACTCCGCCGCCGACGTCTCGACTTCCATGCTGGCCTGAGCCGTCTCGCTCAGCTCAGCGGACTCGAACTCGGAGGAGGGCAGCTCTCCGGCCGGCTCGCCCGAATCCCAGGCGCTGGCCTCCGCGGACGGAGTCGCCTCGTCGGGGGACGCGGCCTCGATCATGTCCGACGCATCGAGCGCGAGCTCCGAGCCCGACTGCGCGGCCTCCGTGTCGACCGGCTCGGCCTCCATGGACATGAAGTCGTCGGAGCCCACGTCCACGGCGCCCGTGTCCTGGGCGGCGACGTCGATGATGTCAGCCGAGTCGGCGGGCTCGCCCTGCGCGGATTCCACGGCGAGCGGGGCGGAATCCCACGCATCGTCCATGGGAGCGCGCGCGTGCTCCTCGGCGAGCAACGGCTCGCTCTCGGCCGTCGCGTCGACCAGCTCGACCTCGGAAGAAGCCACTTCCAGCTCGGCGGAGGCGAACTCCGCTTCATCAGAGGACCGCTCGGCCTCGACGGCGGGCGTCTCGGCGGGAGCATCCGGCGCCGACTCGATCTCCATCGACATGTCGGCGAACGACGACTCCAGCGAGGGCTCCGTCTCGGCGGCGGCGTAGGCCGGCGCCTGCTCCGGCTCGCTGACCGAGGAGAAGTCCTCCTCCGCGGAGACAGCACTCGAGGACTCCGGCAGCGGCTCGGTGCTCGGCGACTGGCCGTCCGCGCCCATGAGGTCGGCGCTGACGTCCGCGAACGACGCGGAGGGGTCCGAAGCGGTGTCCTCCGAGGCCACGTCCCCTTCCATCACCTCGAGCACGTCCTCGGCGGGGGATGCGGCCTCTTCGGTGGCGGTCTCGGGCTGCGCCTCCAGCGACTCCTGCTCCGGGGCGGGCGTGGACTCTGCGGCGGCTCCAGGGCTCATCCACGGCGCGGGCTCGCTCAGCGCGGGGATGTCGATGTCGTCCGCGTTGAGGCTGAGCGGATCCGGCTCGGCGGGAGCCTGCGGCGCGTACCCCTGCTGCCAGGCCTGCTGCGCGTTGGGGTCATACGCCTGCGCGTTCGGGTCATACGCCTGCTGCGCGTTCGGGTCATACGCCTGCTGCGCGTTCGGGTCGTACGCCTGCGCGTTGGGGTCGTAGGCCTGCTGCGCGTTCGGGTCATACGCCTGCGCGTTGGGGTCGTAGGCCTGCTGCGCGTTCGGGTCATACGCCTGCGCGTTGGGGTCGTACCCGCCCTGCTGGGGGTAGCCCGCGTAGCCCTGGCTCGGGTCATAGCCCGGCTGCGCATAACCCTGGTTCGGGTCATAGCCCTGCGCGGCGTAGCCCTGGTTCGGATCATACCCGGGCTGTGCATAGCCCTGGTTCGGGTCGTAGCCCGGCTGGTCATAGCCCTGGGCGGGGTAGGCGTACCACTGGCCATCCTCGCCGTAGTAACCCTGGGGCTGCTGCTCATAGCCCTGGGTGGGGTAGGCGTACCACTGGCCGTCCGCGCCGTAGTAACCCTGGGGCTGCTGCTCGTAGCCGGCGGGGTAGGCGTACCACTGGCCATCGGCGGCGTAGTACCCCTGGGGCGCCGCCTGCTGCTGCCAGGCGGACGCGTCCGCCACGGGAGCCGTGTCCTGGATGCCCAGGAGTCCGCGCAGCTCGCTCCAGCGAGCCTCCTCTACAGGAGACAGGCTTCCCAGCTTCCGCTTCTCGTCCAGGAAGCGAAATTCTCTCATCGCGGCGCGCGTGTCCGACATTCTTCACCTTGCTGCGGACAGCGTACGACCCGGCTCCTGCCGCAGCATGAATGGGGGGCTGCGAGTCTAGGGGACTCCCGGGGAGGGGTAAACCAATTGGACCGGGCTCGCCTGGCAGCCTCCCCTACTGGAGAGCTTCCCGCACGTCCTCGTCCAGAGTCGCCAGGGTTTCCCCGTAGTGGTCCCGCAGGGCTTCCTCGATGGGCTTTCCCCCACCCACCTGCTTGACGAAGGTGATGAACCGGTCCGCCCCGCCCCGGCGGAGCAGCTCCCGGACGGCCGTGGCGGAGGTGGCATAGGCGATATCCGGGTTCCGGGTGGCGAGGAGGGCCTGTGAGGCCAGGTCCGCCAGCCGGGGCAGGGTGCCCGCCTTGGCCGCGCCCGCCAGGGTGTTGCGGAGGGTCCGGTGGGGAGAGTCCTCGCGCCCCAGGTAGCGCCACTCCACGTACTCCGCGAGTCCCTCGTTGAGCCAGATGGGCAGGCTGTCGCGGGCGCCCCGGCTGTACTCGTCCAACACCGCGTGCACGTACTCGTGCACCAGGGTGGCCTTGGTCTCCTGGGTCAGCTCCGCCGCGTCGTTGAGGCGGATGGCGTCGTCCGAGTACAGCCCGGCCACGAGCCGGGCCTTCGTCGCGCCGAAGTGCATCCGGAACTCCTCACGGGTGTAGAGGACGACATCCACCGGCCGCTCGCGCGTCTCGCCAATCTGGGTCCGGGTGAAGTCGTACGCCTCGTCCAGCGCGGAGACGACGCGGCCCTCGTACTCGGCGCGCTGGCCGAAGTCGCGCTCGTTGTTGAAGTAGCGGATGGTGAAGCGCCCGTTGGAGCGCGTGCGCATGCCGCTCCGGTCCGTGCTGGACTCGTAGGCGAGGCTGACGGGGCGCGTGGCGCCCGAGTCGTCCGCGCGGCCCACCGCGGGCGCGGTCTCCAGCGCGGTGCCCGACGGGCGCCGGCCCGTCTTGCCATTCATCATCCGCTCCAGGCGCTCGGCCTCCTTGCGCGCCTCGCCCTCCTCGTTCGTCTTCGCCCGGGCCTGCTGCAGCAGCCGCTTCGCCTCGGCGGCCTCGCGCGAGCGGGGCGGCACCTTCTCCAGCACCGCCAGGGCCCCCGCGGCGTCCTGCTCCTCCAGCAGCAGTCGGCCCAGCTCCAGCCCGAAGGTGCCCTCCTTGGGGTGGCGCTCCAGGCCCTTGCGCAGGGCGGCCTCCGCGGCGGCGCGCTGGTCCGTCTTCCGCGCGGAGCGGGCCAGGCACTTCAGCGCACCGGCGGACTCTTCGAAGGCCACGGCGCGCTCGCCCAGCGAGTACGCCATCACCGCGTCCTCCTCCAGCAGTGCCTCGCACCCCTTGAGGAGCGCCCCGGAGATGGTGCGGCGCTGCGCGTCCGGCACGCCCGTCACCTCTCCGGAGGCGAAGGCGAGGTACAGCTCCTCCCAGGAACGGCTGGCGGCGAGCTCCTTGGCCTTCTGGGCGGACGGAGGCGGGGCGGCGGCGAGCAGGATGGCGACGAGCAGGGCACTCATGCCCCCAGTATGGCCGAGCCCCCGCGCGGTCGCGCAAGACCCCCTTGCGTCCCGGGTGTTACTTGCGCGCCACCTGCCAGCCCAGCTGCTGCAGGGCCTGCATCAGCTCATCGATGTGGGCGGGACCGGTGGTCTCCAGGGTGACTTCCACCATGGCCTCGCCCAGGCCCGCCTTGGAGAAGGCGCGCTCGTGATGGATTTCCACCACGTTGGCGCGCAGGTCGGCGACCTGGGTGGTGAGCTTCGCCAGCATGCCGGGCCGGTCCGGCAGCCGCACCTCCAGCTGCACCAGGCGCCCCGTCTTCACCAGGCCGCGCTCGATGATGCGGCTGATGACGTTCATGTCGATGTTGCCGCCGCTGAGGATGATGGCGGTGCGCTTGCCCTTCGCCGACGGCACGTCGCCGCTGAGCAGCGCCGCCAGGCCCACCGCGCCCGCGCCCTCCACCACGCTCTTCTCCTGCTCCAGCAGCGTGAGGATGGCGGCGGCGATTTCCTCCTCGTCCACCGCCACCACCTCGTCCACGTACTTGCGCACCAGGGGGAAGGTCAGCTCGCCCACGCGCTTCACCGCGATGCCGTCCGCAATCGTGGTGCCCGCGGCGGTGAGGTCCACGAGGCGGCCGGCTTCAATGGACGCCTTCATGCTGGCGATGGTGGAGGTCTGCACGCCCACCACGCGGATGCCGGGCTTCTTCTCCTTCAGCGCGCAGGCGATTCCGGAGATGAGCCCGCCGCCGCCGATGGGGACGAGCACCACCTCCAGGTCCGGGCACTGCTCCAGCAGCTCCAGGCCGATGGTGCCCTGGCCGGCGATGACGAGCGGGTCGTTGAAGGGGTGGACGAAGACGGAGCCCTCCTCCTTCTGGATGCGCAGCGCCTCCGTGTAGGCCTCGTCGAAGTTGGAGCCCTTGAGCACCACGCGCGCCTTGTACTCGTCACGCGTGCGCGACACCTTGATGAGGGGCGTGCGCTCCGGCATGACGATGGTGGCTGTGATTCCCAGCCTCAGCGCGTTGAAGGCCACGCCCTGCGCGTGGTTGCCGGCCGACGCGGCGATGACGCCCCGGCGCCGCTCGTCCGGCGTCAGCGACAGCAGCTTGTTGAGCGCGCCGCGCTCCTTGAAGGCCCCCGTGCGCTGGAGGTTCTCCATCTTGAAGTACACCGCCGCGCACTCCGTCCGCTCCGTGAAGTAGTCCGACTGAGGACACGGGGTGGGGCGGATGACCGGGCGCAGGCGCTCTCGCGCGGCGAGGATGTCCTGGAGGGTGACCATTGAGGGCCGCGTGTAGCGGATGCGGGCCCCGGGAGGAAGAGACACGCGGCGGGCGGCCGTCCTGCCGCCCGTTCCGCCGCGCCGCGCCACGTCCACCGGGTGACACCCAGGTGCCTCGGTGCCTCGTGGCGGAGTGCGTCAGATGCCGCGAAGCACCGTGGCCTTGCCCACCCGGCCAATGGCCAGGATGTAGGCCGCCGTCCGCATGGAGACCTTCCGCGAGCGGGCCACCTGCGCCACGCGCTCGTAGGCCTCCTTCATCGTCTTCTCCAGCTCCGCGTTGACGCGCTCTTCTTCCCACGAGAGGTGCTGGAGGTTCTGCACCCACTCGAAGTAGCTCACCGTCACGCCGCCCGCGCTGGCGAGCACGTCCGGCACCACGAAGATGCCGCGCTTCTCGAAGATTTCGTCCGCCTCCGGCTGGGTGGGGCCGTTGGCGCCCTCGATGATGAGCTTCGCGCGCACCGCGTTGGCGTTGTCCCGGGTGAGCACGTGGCCCAGCGCGGCGGGGATGAGCACCTCGCAGTCCGCCGCCAGCACGTCCTCGTTGGAGCACGGCGTGCCGCCCGTGAAGCCCGTCACCGTGCCGGTGCGCTTCACGTGCTCGAAGAGGGAGGGCACGTCCAGGCCCTGCGGGTTGCGCACGCCGCCCAGCACGTCCGCCACCGCCACCACCACGCCGCCGTCCTCCCAGAGCAACTGCGCGGTGTGGCTGCCCACGTTGCCGAAGCCCTGGAGCGCGAAGCGCGTGCCCTTCACCGGCAGGCCCAAATCCCGCATGATTTCACGGCACACGTAGAGCAGGCCGCGCCCGGTGGCCGCCTCACGGCCCTTGGAGCCGTACAGCTCCAGCGGCTTGCCCGTCACCACCGCCGGCGAGTGGCCGTGGTAGCGCGAGTACTGGTCCATGATCCACGCCATCACCTGGGGGTTGGTGTTGACGTCGGGGGCGGGGATGTCACGCGTGGGGCC from Pyxidicoccus trucidator harbors:
- the ilvA gene encoding threonine ammonia-lyase produces the protein MVTLQDILAARERLRPVIRPTPCPQSDYFTERTECAAVYFKMENLQRTGAFKERGALNKLLSLTPDERRRGVIAASAGNHAQGVAFNALRLGITATIVMPERTPLIKVSRTRDEYKARVVLKGSNFDEAYTEALRIQKEEGSVFVHPFNDPLVIAGQGTIGLELLEQCPDLEVVLVPIGGGGLISGIACALKEKKPGIRVVGVQTSTIASMKASIEAGRLVDLTAAGTTIADGIAVKRVGELTFPLVRKYVDEVVAVDEEEIAAAILTLLEQEKSVVEGAGAVGLAALLSGDVPSAKGKRTAIILSGGNIDMNVISRIIERGLVKTGRLVQLEVRLPDRPGMLAKLTTQVADLRANVVEIHHERAFSKAGLGEAMVEVTLETTGPAHIDELMQALQQLGWQVARK
- a CDS encoding Glu/Leu/Phe/Val family dehydrogenase; translated protein: MSAVEGTNYFFRKAARIMDVGTPIETLLATPLREVKVQVSIEMDSGEIRTFLGYRIQHDNSRGPMKGGLRYHPLLDQDECASLASLMTWKTAVVNVPYGGAKGGIACDPSQLSLKELERLTRKFVDQVQDVIGPTRDIPAPDVNTNPQVMAWIMDQYSRYHGHSPAVVTGKPLELYGSKGREAATGRGLLYVCREIMRDLGLPVKGTRFALQGFGNVGSHTAQLLWEDGGVVVAVADVLGGVRNPQGLDVPSLFEHVKRTGTVTGFTGGTPCSNEDVLAADCEVLIPAALGHVLTRDNANAVRAKLIIEGANGPTQPEADEIFEKRGIFVVPDVLASAGGVTVSYFEWVQNLQHLSWEEERVNAELEKTMKEAYERVAQVARSRKVSMRTAAYILAIGRVGKATVLRGI